One genomic segment of Dehalogenimonas alkenigignens includes these proteins:
- a CDS encoding acetyl-CoA carboxylase biotin carboxylase subunit produces MISKVLVANRGEIAVRVMRACRELGINTVAVYSEADKDAFHARYADEAYLLGPAPATLSYLNMDKIIEIAKACKAEAIHPGYGFLSENAAFARACEQAKIIFIGPPARVLEVTGNKIAAREEAVKAGVPVVPGTGECPADFCQLQDDLGEIGYPMIVKPAGGGGGIGMVIARSDSDLQRALTLSPQMAKKSFGIASVYIEKYIEHPRHIEFQILADSQGNVIHLGERECSIQRFHSKVIEESPSPALNPELRAEMGGAAVRLARAIKYVGAGTVEFIFSEGRYYFLEVNARIQVEHPVTEMVTGVDLVKEQINVAAGLSLSLRQEDVKTRGWAIECRINAEDPIRNFMPSPGTITGYRSPGGIGIRVDSGIYTGYTIPDCYHPMISKLVAWGKDRNDAIMRMRRALYEYVILGVSTNLVLHKAIMENPRFVSGDLDTDFITREVGLLADMQRIKERDKAITERLSTIFVRPK; encoded by the coding sequence ATGATCAGCAAAGTCCTCGTGGCCAATAGAGGCGAAATTGCCGTCCGCGTCATGCGCGCCTGCCGCGAATTGGGAATAAACACCGTAGCCGTCTACTCCGAGGCGGACAAAGACGCCTTTCATGCCAGGTACGCTGACGAAGCCTATCTCCTGGGACCGGCCCCGGCCACGCTGTCCTATCTCAACATGGATAAAATCATCGAAATCGCCAAAGCCTGCAAGGCCGAGGCCATCCATCCCGGCTACGGCTTCCTGTCGGAGAACGCCGCCTTCGCCCGCGCCTGCGAACAGGCCAAGATAATCTTCATCGGCCCGCCGGCCAGGGTGCTGGAAGTCACCGGCAACAAGATCGCCGCCCGAGAAGAAGCGGTCAAAGCCGGGGTGCCGGTGGTGCCCGGCACCGGCGAATGCCCGGCGGACTTCTGCCAGCTTCAGGATGACCTGGGTGAGATCGGCTACCCGATGATCGTCAAACCGGCCGGCGGCGGCGGCGGCATCGGCATGGTCATCGCCAGGTCAGACTCCGATTTGCAGCGCGCCCTGACCCTTTCGCCCCAGATGGCTAAGAAGAGTTTCGGCATCGCCAGCGTCTACATCGAAAAATACATCGAACACCCGCGCCATATTGAGTTCCAGATCCTGGCCGATTCCCAGGGCAACGTCATTCACCTCGGCGAGCGGGAGTGCTCCATCCAGCGTTTCCATTCCAAGGTTATCGAGGAATCGCCCTCGCCGGCGCTTAACCCTGAACTCAGGGCGGAGATGGGCGGCGCGGCGGTGCGCCTTGCCCGGGCCATAAAGTATGTCGGCGCCGGCACGGTGGAGTTCATCTTTTCAGAGGGCCGCTACTATTTTCTGGAGGTAAATGCCCGTATCCAGGTGGAGCACCCGGTGACGGAGATGGTCACCGGCGTTGACCTGGTCAAGGAGCAGATCAATGTTGCCGCCGGCCTGTCGCTTTCCCTCAGGCAGGAAGACGTTAAAACCCGCGGCTGGGCCATCGAGTGCCGCATCAACGCCGAGGACCCCATCCGCAACTTTATGCCGTCGCCCGGTACCATCACCGGCTACCGCTCGCCCGGCGGCATCGGCATCAGGGTCGATTCGGGGATTTATACCGGGTACACTATTCCGGACTGCTACCACCCGATGATTTCCAAGCTGGTAGCCTGGGGTAAGGACCGCAACGACGCCATCATGCGCATGCGCCGGGCGCTTTATGAGTATGTAATCCTGGGCGTGAGCACCAATTTGGTGCTCCACAAAGCCATCATGGAAAACCCGCGCTTCGTCTCCGGTGATCTGGACACAGATTTCATCACCCGCGAAGTTGGACTGCTGGCCGACATGCAGCGCATCAAAGAGCGGGACAAGGCTATCACCGAGCGGCTGTCGACGATCTTCGTCCGCCCCAAGTAG
- a CDS encoding PIG-L family deacetylase, with translation MPGDGVLLFIGAHPDDESFGPGATLAHYALMGVKVYYACATRGEAGTIDPQFFMSGLADSGDVRWAELQCAGRVLGLSAIFHLGYRDSGMAGSADNRHPQALVNAPVEQVAGRIVRIIREIKPQVILTHDPCGDYGHPDHVAVNRAAVEAFRAAGDGGRYPEAGAPFQPSKLYYSVFPRRLLKLAVRLLPLLGQNPKKFGRNKDIDLTRLTGECLPVHARVKLSRAELKARGDASACHCSQLYGGGGPPRAGLLGLIEKLIGRRDSFSRAFPPAVTGTVERDLFEGLDQDSKAR, from the coding sequence ATGCCTGGTGATGGAGTTCTGCTCTTTATCGGCGCCCACCCGGACGACGAAAGCTTCGGGCCGGGAGCGACGCTGGCCCATTACGCGCTGATGGGCGTCAAAGTCTATTACGCCTGCGCAACTCGAGGCGAGGCCGGCACTATAGATCCGCAGTTCTTCATGTCGGGACTGGCCGACTCCGGGGACGTACGCTGGGCGGAGCTTCAATGTGCCGGTAGGGTTCTTGGCCTTTCGGCAATCTTCCACCTGGGCTACCGGGACTCCGGGATGGCGGGCAGCGCCGACAACCGGCACCCGCAGGCGCTGGTCAACGCTCCGGTCGAACAGGTTGCCGGTCGCATCGTCAGAATCATCCGGGAGATTAAACCCCAGGTAATCCTTACCCACGATCCCTGCGGCGACTATGGTCATCCGGACCATGTGGCGGTGAATCGCGCCGCCGTTGAAGCTTTCCGGGCAGCCGGTGACGGCGGCCGTTATCCCGAGGCGGGGGCGCCGTTTCAACCGTCGAAGCTCTACTACAGCGTCTTCCCGCGGCGATTGTTGAAGCTGGCGGTCAGGCTCCTGCCGCTTCTTGGCCAAAACCCTAAAAAATTCGGCCGGAATAAAGATATCGACCTGACCAGACTCACCGGTGAGTGCCTGCCAGTACATGCTAGGGTCAAATTGAGCCGGGCAGAACTGAAGGCTCGCGGAGATGCATCAGCCTGTCACTGCAGCCAGCTCTACGGCGGCGGTGGTCCGCCCCGCGCCGGCCTCCTGGGTCTGATCGAGAAGCTCATCGGGCGGCGGGATTCTTTCAGCCGCGCTTTCCCGCCGGCGGTGACAGGAACTGTGGAGCGGGATCTGTTTGAAGGGCTGGATCAGGACAGCAAAGCACGATAA
- a CDS encoding MASE3 domain-containing protein, which translates to MSTVIDNRQSSGFPARLALAWALAFSSLFLLSRSDFLLFHSIVELIGVVVAFSIFIIAWNARRLLDNGFLLFIGIGFLFVGVLGLMHTLSYRGMGVFVGYEPVNLAAQFWIATRFIQAIVLLAAPAFILRRLNANAAFLGFGVLTILAITSILVWRNFPQMFDPDAGLTNFKIAGEFFITFILLLAIANLRRNRGGLDRTVFGYLTGALLANIASEMAFTLYTDAYGLLNTAGHLLLITSIYFIYKALIETGLRKPFDLLFRQLRKNEEKYRLLFNSGSDAVFFIDERDNFVEVNDRACEVLGYSRAELLTMGLGDIDDPAVPTDREAVIQQIKDKGFAVFERLHVAKDGRRIPVELNARQIQVDGKSMFLSVARDISERKVAEKALMESEAKLKLKLDYILSPEVELGENELTAVFDLPHIQQMMDDLYAVTGIGFSIIDLKGKVLVGTGWQQICTDFHRRSPQACANCIESDLALTAGVSRGEFKTYKCKNNMWDIVTPLYIADRHIANVFTGQFFFDDEKPDVALFSRQADEFGFDKKEYLAALAKAPRHSRRKVADLMDFFTRFANMISEMGYNNLKLAKAIADQQQAIQRLAETKTDLDRAQDVAHVGSWRMDVRRNILEWSGENYRIFGIPAGTPLTYETFLSTIHPEDRQYVDAKWQAGLRGEPYDIEHRLLVGGREKWVREKAYLEFDADGSVIGGFGITHDITDRKELEANLTRAAMEWQATFDSITDVIMLLDNRHRIIRTNRAFESTFHIPAREAVGKHCHDVVHGLGMAPGFCPHSRTMSCAGSAREEFFEPKLGVYVEATTLPTFNSEGECSGSVHIIKNIHDRKTVETERENLLRQVENQRLLLETTLEQFPSGVVIRNTAGELVMGNEEVRRIFGQLPQNIAEFDTSCCYRKDGTQFNATDWPMNRTVSFRRSDSQ; encoded by the coding sequence ATGAGTACCGTTATTGACAACCGGCAGTCGAGCGGTTTCCCGGCCAGATTAGCTCTGGCCTGGGCGCTGGCATTCTCTAGCCTGTTCCTCCTTTCACGTTCCGACTTTTTGCTCTTTCACAGCATCGTTGAACTAATCGGCGTGGTGGTGGCGTTCAGTATATTCATCATCGCCTGGAACGCCAGGCGGCTCCTGGACAACGGTTTCCTGCTTTTCATCGGCATCGGGTTTCTGTTCGTCGGCGTCCTCGGACTTATGCATACCCTCTCTTACCGCGGGATGGGAGTGTTTGTCGGCTACGAGCCCGTCAATCTGGCGGCGCAATTCTGGATCGCCACAAGGTTCATCCAAGCTATAGTCTTGCTGGCGGCCCCGGCATTCATTCTTCGGCGGCTGAACGCCAACGCTGCATTCCTGGGTTTTGGCGTCCTGACCATCCTGGCAATCACTTCAATCCTGGTCTGGCGCAACTTCCCGCAGATGTTCGACCCGGACGCCGGGTTGACAAACTTCAAAATCGCCGGCGAGTTCTTCATCACTTTTATCCTGCTGCTGGCTATCGCCAACTTGCGCCGGAACCGCGGGGGACTGGACCGGACAGTGTTCGGCTATTTGACCGGGGCGCTTTTGGCTAACATCGCTTCCGAGATGGCATTCACCCTTTATACCGACGCTTACGGCCTCCTGAACACGGCGGGGCATTTACTGCTTATTACATCAATCTATTTTATCTATAAAGCGCTTATCGAGACAGGGTTACGAAAACCGTTCGACTTGTTGTTCCGCCAGTTGCGGAAAAACGAAGAAAAATACCGGCTCTTGTTCAATTCCGGCAGCGACGCCGTCTTTTTCATCGATGAACGCGATAACTTCGTCGAAGTCAACGACCGCGCCTGCGAGGTACTGGGTTATTCCAGGGCTGAACTCCTCACCATGGGTCTCGGCGATATTGACGATCCGGCGGTACCCACCGATAGAGAGGCCGTCATTCAACAGATCAAGGACAAGGGGTTTGCCGTGTTCGAGCGGCTCCATGTCGCTAAAGACGGGCGGCGCATACCTGTGGAACTGAACGCGAGGCAAATCCAGGTTGACGGCAAGTCGATGTTCCTTTCCGTGGCCAGGGATATCTCTGAACGGAAAGTCGCCGAAAAAGCTTTAATGGAGAGCGAAGCCAAATTAAAGCTCAAACTAGACTACATTCTCTCCCCGGAGGTCGAACTCGGCGAAAATGAACTCACCGCCGTCTTTGACTTGCCGCATATCCAGCAAATGATGGACGATCTTTACGCCGTCACCGGAATTGGATTTTCAATCATCGACTTAAAAGGGAAAGTGCTGGTGGGGACCGGCTGGCAGCAGATCTGCACCGACTTTCACCGCCGCAGTCCGCAAGCCTGCGCTAACTGCATCGAAAGCGACCTGGCACTGACCGCCGGGGTCAGTCGGGGTGAATTTAAAACCTACAAATGTAAAAACAATATGTGGGACATCGTCACCCCGCTGTACATCGCCGATCGGCATATCGCCAATGTCTTCACCGGGCAATTCTTTTTCGACGATGAAAAACCTGATGTCGCGCTCTTCTCCCGCCAGGCTGATGAGTTTGGTTTCGATAAAAAGGAATACCTTGCCGCGTTGGCAAAAGCCCCCCGTCACAGCCGCCGCAAAGTCGCCGACCTGATGGACTTCTTCACCAGGTTCGCCAACATGATTTCCGAAATGGGCTACAACAACCTGAAACTGGCCAAGGCGATTGCCGACCAGCAGCAGGCGATCCAAAGGCTGGCGGAAACTAAAACTGACCTTGACAGAGCCCAGGACGTGGCTCACGTGGGGAGCTGGCGAATGGATGTCCGACGCAACATCCTGGAGTGGTCCGGGGAGAACTACCGGATCTTCGGCATTCCGGCCGGCACGCCGCTCACTTACGAGACCTTCCTTTCCACAATACACCCTGAAGACCGGCAGTATGTGGATGCCAAATGGCAGGCTGGTCTGCGCGGCGAGCCGTATGACATTGAACACCGATTGCTTGTCGGCGGCCGTGAAAAATGGGTGCGCGAAAAAGCATATCTTGAATTCGATGCGGATGGTTCGGTGATCGGCGGATTCGGCATCACCCACGACATCACCGACCGAAAAGAACTGGAAGCGAACCTTACCCGCGCCGCCATGGAGTGGCAAGCCACCTTCGATTCGATCACCGATGTCATCATGCTGCTGGACAACCGCCACCGGATCATCAGGACCAACCGCGCCTTTGAAAGCACGTTCCACATCCCGGCAAGGGAGGCCGTCGGCAAACACTGCCATGACGTTGTTCACGGCCTGGGGATGGCTCCCGGCTTCTGCCCGCACTCCCGGACGATGAGCTGCGCCGGTTCTGCCCGAGAAGAGTTCTTTGAACCCAAACTGGGTGTTTATGTCGAAGCCACGACGTTGCCGACTTTTAATTCGGAAGGTGAATGCAGCGGGTCGGTACATATCATTAAAAACATCCACGACCGCAAGACGGTGGAAACAGAGCGGGAAAACCTGCTGCGCCAGGTGGAAAACCAGCGCTTGCTGCTCGAGACCACCCTGGAACAGTTCCCTTCCGGGGTGGTCATCCGAAATACCGCCGGCGAGTTAGTCATGGGCAACGAGGAAGTCCGCCGGATATTCGGGCAATTGCCGCAAAATATCGCTGAATTCGATACCAGCTGCTGCTACCGCAAGGACGGCACTCAGTTCAACGCGACAGATTGGCCGATGAACCGCACAGTAAGCTTCAGAAGAAGTGATTCTCAATGA
- the glgA gene encoding glycogen synthase GlgA, with the protein MIADTGINQPKITIAAAEIAPFAKTGGLADAVAALSASLAANGCRVNLVMPAYRSIIKTAINDAQYVADIGFRTAGQAVPAGIYRYPIGPSQNIYFIRCDEFFDRAGLYGESGIDYTDNDRRFALFSRAVLEVAGLTGSRIIHLNDWHAAPAAAILKLQPERYPGLNAARTLLTIHNLAYQGHFARDRWPSLGLDPAAFYPAFEFYGGVNFLKSGLVCADRLVTVSPTYAREVTSEGCGFGLEGVLRTRAASFSGIVNGVDYNLWNPENDLYLVQHYSAADLSGKAACKKAIQQFYGLEEDPAAPVAAVVSRLADGKGMELIREILKKLIGSGAQFILLGNGVRDLEDFFRALPSVYPGKAGTIIGFDDGLAHRTIAGADMLLMPSQREPCGLTQLYALKYGTVPIVRRTGGLADTVKPAEGDRGDGFLFDEYSGTALWEAVNQARTWFEERPSWQSLMRRGMLADHSWSRSMQQYLQIYRALLS; encoded by the coding sequence ATGATTGCCGATACAGGCATCAACCAGCCTAAGATCACCATAGCCGCAGCTGAAATCGCGCCGTTTGCTAAAACCGGGGGACTGGCCGACGCTGTCGCTGCCCTGTCGGCATCGCTGGCAGCAAACGGCTGCCGGGTGAACCTGGTGATGCCGGCTTATCGGAGCATTATCAAAACGGCCATAAATGATGCGCAATACGTCGCCGACATCGGATTCAGAACCGCCGGGCAGGCAGTACCTGCCGGTATCTACCGTTATCCGATCGGGCCTTCACAAAATATCTATTTCATCCGCTGCGACGAATTTTTTGACCGCGCCGGACTTTATGGGGAGTCCGGTATCGATTACACGGACAACGACCGGCGTTTTGCGCTTTTCTCCAGGGCTGTGCTGGAAGTTGCCGGATTAACCGGAAGCCGGATTATCCACCTGAATGACTGGCACGCGGCGCCGGCGGCCGCTATCCTGAAACTTCAACCTGAACGCTACCCCGGCCTCAACGCCGCGAGGACTCTGCTAACCATCCATAACCTTGCCTATCAGGGGCATTTCGCCCGCGACCGCTGGCCATCCCTCGGTCTCGATCCGGCCGCCTTTTACCCGGCATTCGAGTTTTACGGCGGGGTAAATTTTTTAAAATCGGGGCTAGTGTGCGCTGACCGCCTGGTAACCGTCAGCCCGACCTACGCCCGGGAGGTGACTTCCGAAGGCTGCGGTTTCGGGCTTGAGGGCGTACTGCGGACGCGCGCCGCCAGCTTCTCAGGCATCGTGAACGGAGTAGATTATAACCTCTGGAACCCGGAAAACGACCTGTATTTAGTCCAACATTATTCCGCGGCCGATCTAAGCGGCAAGGCAGCCTGTAAAAAAGCCATTCAGCAGTTTTACGGCCTCGAAGAAGACCCGGCGGCGCCGGTGGCGGCAGTAGTCTCCCGGTTGGCCGACGGCAAGGGCATGGAACTAATTAGAGAAATACTAAAGAAGCTCATCGGTTCCGGCGCCCAATTCATCCTCCTGGGCAACGGCGTTCGAGACCTGGAGGATTTTTTCCGCGCCCTGCCTTCGGTGTATCCCGGCAAAGCCGGAACGATTATCGGTTTCGATGACGGTCTGGCCCATCGGACGATTGCCGGCGCCGACATGCTGTTGATGCCGTCACAGCGCGAGCCGTGCGGCTTAACGCAGCTGTATGCCCTTAAGTACGGCACCGTTCCGATTGTGCGGCGCACCGGTGGCCTGGCCGACACCGTGAAACCGGCTGAAGGCGACCGGGGCGACGGCTTTTTATTCGACGAATATTCCGGGACCGCCCTTTGGGAAGCGGTCAACCAGGCGCGTACCTGGTTCGAGGAGCGACCGTCCTGGCAATCGCTGATGCGCCGAGGCATGCTTGCCGACCATTCGTGGTCCCGGTCGATGCAGCAATACCTTCAGATTTATCGTGCTTTGCTGTCCTGA
- a CDS encoding glucose-1-phosphate adenylyltransferase, giving the protein MPALKDLVAIIMGGGRGTRLYPLTGVRAKPAIPIAGKYRLIDIPISNCINSGIFRISVLTQFNSASLNRHISRTYRFDSFGTGYVEILAAEQTAQNNDWYQGTADALRKQLVQIQSACPSDVLILAGDHLYRMDYSKMIEHHWAKNADITVGVIPVGGEEVDRFGVLKCRDDGKIVSFAEKPKDAASQAAMVSYPERGLCYLGSMGIYVFKTETLVDILTGKPDFDDFGKDVIPYAVNNLPVYSYEFSGYWRDIGTIRSFYETNLELTHQNAPFNFYDPEGPIYTHARFLPGSIVEDSSLQDVLLAEGCLIRSSSISHSVVGLRSQIRQGSIITDSIIMGADSYDPPSCRLPPGVGENCYIQGAIVDKNVCIGPGTIIKPFPRHESQDHGSWVVRDGIVVIPKGTTLPPGTVIEPGAAARQMSF; this is encoded by the coding sequence ATGCCGGCACTCAAAGACCTTGTGGCTATCATCATGGGCGGCGGCCGGGGCACCCGGCTGTACCCGTTAACCGGAGTCCGCGCCAAACCGGCTATCCCAATCGCCGGAAAATACCGGCTGATTGATATCCCGATAAGCAACTGCATCAACTCCGGGATTTTCCGTATCAGCGTCCTCACCCAGTTTAATTCGGCATCGCTCAATCGCCATATCAGCAGGACTTACCGCTTCGATTCGTTCGGCACCGGCTATGTCGAGATTTTGGCCGCGGAGCAGACCGCCCAGAATAATGACTGGTACCAGGGTACGGCTGACGCCCTGCGTAAGCAATTGGTACAAATCCAGTCCGCCTGCCCTTCTGACGTTCTGATATTGGCTGGAGACCACTTGTATCGCATGGATTATTCCAAGATGATCGAGCATCACTGGGCAAAAAACGCCGATATCACCGTCGGCGTCATACCGGTCGGCGGTGAAGAGGTCGACCGTTTCGGGGTGCTCAAGTGCCGCGACGACGGGAAAATTGTGTCCTTCGCCGAAAAGCCAAAAGATGCCGCCTCCCAGGCGGCAATGGTCAGTTACCCGGAACGGGGGTTGTGCTACCTGGGCTCAATGGGTATATATGTGTTTAAAACTGAGACTCTGGTCGACATCCTGACCGGCAAGCCGGACTTTGACGATTTCGGCAAGGACGTCATTCCCTACGCCGTGAATAATTTGCCGGTTTATAGTTACGAGTTTTCCGGCTACTGGCGGGATATCGGTACCATACGTTCCTTTTATGAAACCAATCTTGAGCTGACACATCAAAATGCCCCGTTCAATTTTTATGATCCGGAAGGTCCTATCTACACCCATGCCAGGTTTCTACCCGGTTCCATCGTGGAGGATAGTTCGCTGCAGGATGTTCTCCTGGCGGAAGGCTGCCTCATTAGAAGTTCCAGCATCAGCCATTCGGTCGTCGGGCTTCGTAGCCAGATCCGTCAGGGCAGCATCATCACCGACTCCATTATCATGGGAGCTGATTCATACGACCCGCCCAGCTGCCGCCTGCCTCCGGGAGTCGGCGAAAATTGCTATATCCAGGGCGCCATAGTCGATAAAAATGTATGCATCGGACCGGGCACGATAATCAAACCGTTCCCCCGCCATGAGTCCCAGGACCATGGGAGTTGGGTGGTCCGCGACGGCATCGTCGTTATACCCAAGGGCACGACGCTGCCGCCCGGCACAGTGATTGAGCCCGGGGCTGCGGCTCGCCAGATGTCTTTCTGA
- a CDS encoding PAS domain-containing sensor histidine kinase yields MILNEEVEIIKPDGEHLTVLTSTGPVRDVNGKTIAHVGVFRDITERRQIERRLEILSRFPAENPNPVMRIDPEGIILYANPASRYVLNCWETGVQRRLPEDLCTPVSESLNSGLDQNLEAQCGDRVFTFSVTPVAEYRYVNLYGRDITERKQAERALQQLNAELEDRVRIRTQELTEAHAKLLEQLRMRAEAENSLRSLSARLLRIQEEERRAIARELHDQTGQSLTVLKLMIGRADRLATEDLKPLLRDIATMTADIIKQVRSLSVSLRPGVLDDLGLVSAMDWLFKQLSTQAGLHVRFEHSPLPTLNSDINTAVYRITQEALTNVMRHSGVTEAAVVLGVDGRTLHLAISDRGRGFDTGAIKASSSTGLSAIRERAALLGGEGRIESSPGKGTTIIVSVPLPEEPALQN; encoded by the coding sequence GTGATTCTCAATGAAGAAGTAGAAATCATCAAGCCTGACGGAGAGCATTTGACGGTTCTGACGTCCACCGGGCCGGTGCGAGATGTGAACGGCAAGACGATAGCTCACGTCGGAGTATTTCGAGACATCACTGAACGAAGGCAGATCGAACGCAGACTGGAAATCCTGTCCCGCTTCCCGGCCGAAAACCCGAACCCCGTCATGAGGATTGATCCGGAAGGTATAATCCTGTATGCCAACCCAGCCAGCCGCTACGTCCTGAACTGCTGGGAAACCGGCGTCCAGCGCCGTTTACCTGAGGATTTATGTACTCCAGTCAGCGAATCTTTGAATTCCGGTTTGGACCAAAACCTTGAGGCTCAATGCGGGGACCGTGTTTTCACCTTTTCAGTGACCCCAGTCGCCGAATACCGATATGTCAATCTTTACGGTCGTGACATTACCGAGCGCAAACAGGCCGAACGAGCCTTGCAGCAGCTAAATGCAGAACTTGAGGACAGGGTGCGGATTCGTACTCAGGAATTAACCGAGGCTCACGCCAAACTCCTCGAACAGCTGAGGATGCGAGCTGAAGCCGAGAACTCCCTGAGGTCGCTATCAGCCAGATTGCTGCGCATCCAGGAAGAGGAAAGACGGGCCATCGCCCGGGAACTCCACGACCAGACCGGTCAAAGCCTGACCGTTCTCAAACTGATGATCGGCAGGGCGGACCGGTTGGCTACCGAAGATTTGAAACCGCTGCTGCGAGACATAGCCACCATGACCGCAGACATCATAAAACAGGTCCGCAGCCTGTCGGTTTCCCTCCGGCCTGGAGTCCTTGACGATCTGGGACTGGTGTCTGCCATGGACTGGCTGTTCAAACAATTGAGCACCCAGGCTGGACTTCATGTCCGGTTTGAACATTCCCCGCTGCCAACGCTTAACTCCGATATCAACACCGCGGTCTACCGCATCACTCAGGAAGCCTTGACCAACGTCATGCGACATTCAGGTGTAACGGAGGCGGCAGTGGTTCTCGGTGTGGACGGCCGAACGCTACATTTAGCTATAAGCGACCGCGGCCGCGGTTTTGATACCGGGGCAATAAAGGCTTCAAGCTCGACAGGCTTGTCTGCGATTCGGGAACGGGCGGCACTGCTGGGCGGCGAAGGCCGAATCGAGTCCTCCCCCGGTAAAGGCACCACCATAATCGTCAGCGTACCCTTGCCTGAAGAACCTGCCCTGCAGAACTAG
- a CDS encoding reductive dehalogenase has product MSRFHSPISRRDFMKALGFTGAGLGGVAALTSPAFHDLDELMSSNGNYYGYEVGDGYIPNLPWYVKHKEYYEPTVPIDWDHKWRVDGRHARDYNVKESKWFFDAYSLEQAKKYVEWQQGYDPKYNWKDPRRQALDSASQAINSFVPKLTFLGQTPTKTPEKTGYPKWTGTPKENMNLLRGIARFFGCDDIGVIEDGPQLERLTTTYDMESAKIDRENVEAPYVETNTKGTVTRKVIPTSFKWSFVWTFRQNIDMTRVQQGGIMKAWPDYNPLGAGENAAVWYCYSRMSIIEIRLMQFIRALGYDCVAGGMSAITSGTALATVNGLLEHARMGQVALHPKYGATVRSTYKMWTNMPLVPTRPIDAGIYEFCKTCEICAEACPGQVIQRNDPTWTTGRNPEDGNDNGTFGEPLPYQAQGFLGWRTDIGKCPHCPMCQGTCPFNEMPEASWLHTLVKATAANTTVFNKFFADMDRTFKYGHKLEADYFDERFGKMPTYGIDTMR; this is encoded by the coding sequence ATGTCCAGGTTCCATTCTCCAATTTCACGGCGTGATTTCATGAAGGCTCTGGGATTCACCGGTGCCGGCTTGGGAGGCGTTGCTGCCCTAACCTCTCCAGCATTTCATGATCTTGACGAACTCATGTCGTCCAATGGCAACTATTACGGGTATGAGGTGGGTGATGGCTATATTCCTAATCTACCATGGTACGTGAAGCATAAAGAATATTATGAGCCCACTGTACCAATAGATTGGGATCATAAATGGCGAGTCGACGGTCGGCACGCCAGGGATTATAACGTTAAAGAGAGTAAATGGTTTTTCGATGCTTATAGTCTTGAGCAAGCCAAGAAATATGTCGAATGGCAGCAAGGCTACGACCCCAAGTACAACTGGAAAGACCCCCGGCGCCAAGCGCTTGATTCGGCTTCACAGGCAATAAACTCTTTCGTACCAAAACTGACTTTTCTAGGGCAGACTCCTACAAAAACGCCTGAAAAAACAGGGTACCCTAAATGGACAGGGACTCCTAAAGAGAATATGAATCTGTTGCGAGGCATCGCGAGATTCTTTGGGTGTGATGACATCGGCGTGATCGAAGACGGTCCTCAATTGGAACGTTTGACCACGACATACGATATGGAAAGCGCCAAGATTGATCGGGAAAACGTAGAGGCACCTTACGTCGAAACGAACACCAAAGGCACAGTCACTCGTAAGGTAATCCCCACGAGTTTCAAATGGTCGTTCGTCTGGACCTTCAGACAAAACATCGATATGACCCGGGTTCAACAGGGCGGCATTATGAAAGCCTGGCCGGATTATAATCCACTTGGTGCTGGTGAGAATGCTGCTGTTTGGTATTGTTACTCCCGGATGAGCATCATCGAGATCCGACTCATGCAATTCATCAGGGCCCTGGGGTATGATTGCGTTGCAGGGGGTATGAGCGCCATTACATCCGGAACGGCTTTGGCTACTGTAAATGGTCTCTTGGAACATGCCCGCATGGGCCAGGTCGCCCTTCATCCGAAGTATGGGGCTACAGTACGAAGTACCTACAAAATGTGGACAAACATGCCACTTGTGCCCACGCGGCCTATTGATGCCGGTATCTATGAATTCTGCAAGACTTGTGAAATTTGCGCCGAGGCCTGCCCGGGGCAGGTTATTCAGCGCAATGATCCAACCTGGACTACTGGGCGCAACCCGGAGGATGGCAACGATAACGGCACCTTCGGGGAACCACTGCCATATCAGGCGCAAGGATTTCTTGGCTGGCGCACCGACATCGGGAAATGCCCGCATTGTCCGATGTGCCAGGGTACATGCCCGTTCAACGAGATGCCGGAGGCTTCCTGGCTGCATACCCTGGTTAAAGCCACAGCGGCAAACACGACTGTGTTCAACAAATTCTTCGCGGACATGGATCGAACCTTCAAATATGGCCATAAGCTCGAAGCGGATTACTTTGACGAGCGTTTCGGCAAGATGCCCACCTACGGCATTGACACTATGCGGTAA